One window from the genome of Treponema sp. OMZ 838 encodes:
- a CDS encoding nucleotide sugar dehydrogenase, which translates to MSNFETIIKKIENNTEVVGIIGLGYVGLPLAVSFAKKDVLVLGFEKSPKKVEAVNAGKNYIGDIKDEDLSRVVKDTKKLSATTDFSRIKECDAVIICVPTPLDHFKKPDMKFIEQSCIDIGKNMKAGTFISLESTTYPTTTEDFMKPIIERESGLKEGKDFWLCFSPERVDPGNKDYKTDNTPKVVGALGEDAQKIAIALYSKAIQHLYPVSSPRVAEMVKILENTYRLINISLINELALLAGKMDINIWEVIDAAKSKPYGFQAFYPGPGIGGHCIPLDPFYLEHIAKGFNFDLTMINTAGNINNQMPHKMMNKIMYALNRKQKAMNGATILFLGVAYKPDIDDPRESPALLVMEECAKKRANVLYHDPYIPECIDDHGKQWVGTDLTDELLSKVDCVVFTTNHSCFDIEHIVEKSSLIVDLRNAVKTVHIEDGKVFKL; encoded by the coding sequence ATGTCAAACTTTGAAACAATCATAAAAAAAATTGAAAATAATACTGAAGTTGTCGGAATTATAGGACTTGGGTATGTTGGTTTGCCGCTTGCTGTGTCTTTTGCAAAAAAAGATGTACTGGTTTTAGGTTTTGAAAAAAGTCCTAAAAAAGTAGAAGCAGTGAATGCCGGAAAAAATTACATCGGTGATATAAAAGATGAAGATTTAAGCCGCGTAGTAAAAGACACAAAAAAACTTTCTGCAACAACCGATTTTTCCCGCATTAAAGAATGTGATGCGGTTATTATCTGTGTGCCAACACCGCTCGACCATTTTAAAAAGCCCGATATGAAGTTTATTGAACAATCTTGTATCGATATCGGTAAAAATATGAAAGCAGGTACTTTTATTTCGCTTGAAAGCACTACCTATCCGACGACAACTGAAGATTTTATGAAGCCAATTATAGAAAGGGAATCGGGATTGAAAGAAGGAAAAGATTTTTGGCTTTGTTTTAGCCCCGAACGGGTTGATCCGGGCAATAAAGATTATAAGACCGATAATACTCCGAAAGTAGTCGGTGCTTTAGGTGAAGATGCGCAGAAAATAGCTATTGCGCTCTACAGCAAAGCAATTCAACATCTCTATCCTGTATCAAGCCCCCGTGTAGCCGAAATGGTAAAAATATTGGAAAATACCTATCGGCTTATCAATATTTCGCTCATCAATGAACTGGCTCTTTTGGCTGGTAAAATGGATATCAATATTTGGGAAGTCATCGATGCCGCAAAGTCCAAGCCCTATGGTTTCCAAGCCTTTTATCCCGGTCCTGGAATCGGCGGTCACTGTATTCCGCTTGATCCGTTCTACCTTGAACATATAGCAAAAGGGTTTAACTTCGATCTAACGATGATAAATACTGCCGGTAATATTAATAATCAAATGCCGCATAAAATGATGAATAAGATTATGTATGCTCTTAATCGTAAACAAAAAGCAATGAACGGGGCAACGATTTTATTTCTTGGTGTTGCCTATAAGCCGGATATCGATGATCCGCGCGAAAGTCCTGCCTTGCTTGTTATGGAAGAATGTGCTAAAAAGCGGGCGAATGTTCTGTATCATGATCCGTATATTCCCGAATGCATTGACGATCATGGGAAACAATGGGTTGGTACCGATCTAACTGATGAATTATTGTCTAAGGTAGACTGTGTTGTATTTACAACGAATCATTCATGTTTTGATATTGAACACATTGTAGAGAAATCAAGTTTGATAGTCGATTTACGCAATGCGGTAAAAACTGTCCACATTGAAGATGGAAAGGTATTTAAACTGTAA